The genomic segment CCCACACCACGGTCTATGCGCGGTTCGCACCGGCCGCCTCCGGCACCTTTATCGACAGCATCCGGCATTCCAGCCTGGGAGCCGTCAGCCGTTACCTGCTGGTGTCCGGCCGGGGCGTGGCCATAGAACCTACGGTTCAAGCCTCAAATATCATTTTTACCCGCGTCAATGTGGACACCATGACGGTCAACTGGACTAGGGGCAATGGCACCGGTTGTTTGGTGGTGGCCCGGTGCGAAAGTCCCACGGCCAATGTTCCTCTTGACGGCTATTTTTATTCGGCAGCCGATTCCTTCGGACAGGGTTCCACTGTGGGTACCGGACATTATGTGGTCTACAAAGGGACCGGAACATCGGTCAAGGTTAAAAAACTTTATGGAATTACTGCTTACCATTATGCTGTTTTTGAATACAACGGCGTAGATAGCTGCGAGAATTACCTGACTACAGCCTATCCTCAGAACTTTCAGCTAACCAATTCAGCCTCGGGTAAGATATCGGTGATCACGTTGGGAACGGCTTATTCCCAGAACTTCAACGCGCTGGATACGGTGCCGAACCCCGATGTGCTGCCTCAGGGCTGGAATTTCCGGGAGGAGGGAAGCACGGCCAATTATATCTATGCCGAGAACAATGGAGCGCTGAACACGGGGAACATCTACAGCTACGGGATGACAGACAGCGTGGATAGAGCCTTCGGCGGCCTGCAGACCAGCAGCCTGGTGCCGACCGTCAGCGCGGTGTTCACCAACAACAGCGGGGGAACACTCTCGGCTATCGATATCGGCTATTGGGGCGAGCTGTGGCGACTGGGGTTGCAGCGTTATGACAGCCTAAAATTCGAGCTGAGCACCACGGCCGGGATATGGACGGCTTATCCCCAGCTTAATTTTGTCACCCCGGAGACCACCGGCGCCTTTGGGATTCGCGACGGCAACAACTGGCTTTACCGCGACTATTGCTGGGCCAGCCTATCGGGCTTAAGCATACCTAACGGCGGCGATTTCCGGATCCGCTGGCTGGACGCCAATGCCCTCAGCTACGATGACGGGCTGGCCATCGACGACATTTCGATAATTCCGTTCAACGGGCGGACCATTCCCCGCATAATCTACACCTCGCCCTATGACACGGCCCTGGACGTGGCGGTCAACGCTCCCATAAAGATCGGTTTTTCGGATACCATGAACACCGCTTCATTAACCTACACCTGCAGTCCCAACCCAGGCGGCTGGTCGGCCTCCTGGAACAGCCCCCGCAACGACACTGTGACCCTGACCCACAGCAATTTCGCCTACTGGACGAATTATACCTTTACCCTGACCCAGGCCCGTGATCTGGAGGGATTTAATTTTGTGGCCGGACCCTGCGCCAATCCCTTCAGCTTTAGGACTGCGGTAGACCCGGCCGCTCCGCCCATGTATATCACCATCATCAATGTAGGCCAGGGCGATGCCGCCGTGATACAGTCCCCGACCGGCAAAAGAGTGCTGATAGACGCCGGTGACGTAGAGGATGCCACCACGGTTTTCAATTTCATCAAAGACAGCCTGGGCACACCTAACTCCAGGTTCCTCGATTACACTTTCATGAGCCATTTTCATTCCGACCACGGCGGCGGCCTGGATCAGGTGATCTTCCGGCTGGATTCTCTGAGGGTGGGGGCTTATGACCGGGGCGACCTGGATGCCACCGGCACCACCTACACCAATTATCTGGATTCCCTAAGCGCCAAGGGCTGGTCGGCCAAACGCCACGCGGTGACCATGGGGCAGGAATTTGACCTGGGCTACGGGGCATCGATCAAGGTCATCTGCTTCAACGGGAAGACCCTGTCCGGCGACGGGGTGAATCCCACTGACGAGAATAACTATTCGCTGGGGCTGCTGATCAACTACGCCAACAAATTCAAAATGGTGATGTGCGGCGACATCTTCCGGGACCAGGAGCGCCTGCTTTCCCCGGACCTGGGCGGAAGGATCTCGGTACTTAAGGCCAATCATCACGGCAGCAATACCTCCAACGGATTAAAGTGGGTAACCGACCTGAATCCCATGGTGACCGTGATCCCGGTGGGCGACGGTAATTCATACGGACACGTCCATGTCGAGGCCCGTGATTCTCTGCTGGCCGACCCCAAGTCCAGCAAAGCCGCCGGCGACAGCAACCGTCTTTACCGCACCGAGCTGGGCAGCGGAGCCGCCTGCGTGGCCGGAAGGGATACGGCTCTTTGGGAAAATATTCATATTGAGGTAACTCCCAACGCAGCCACTGTTTTCCGGATCATGAACGACGGGCGGATCTTCCCCGCCCTGGCGGTGGAACTTTCGCAGTTCGCGGCCATGGTCAGCCAGTCAAATTCAATAGTGATCAGCTGGCGCACCGAAAGCGAAAACGAGTGCTATCTTTGGAAGATCGAGCGCTCCGTACGGGCGGAACGCGGTTTTTCCGGGATAGGTTCGGTGCCGGGGCACGGAACAGTAAGCTATCCCAGCCAGTACGAATTTGAAGATACCGGCTTACCCAGCGGGACATACTATTACCGTTTGCTCCAGATAGATAATTCTGGGAAATCAACTTATTACGGCCCGGTAAGCGTGGACTATGTTCAAGGCTCTGCTTGTTCCTTTGCCTTAAGCCAATCCCGGCCAAATCCCTTTGGAAAAGGCAGCCTGGCCATCTCCTATTCACTCGATAAAAGCGACCGGGCGGCCCTTAAAATTTATAACATCCTGGGGCAGGAAATCAAAACCTTGTTTGACCGGCAGCATGAACAGGGATCCTTCACTGTTAAATGGGATGGGAGGGACAACAAAGGTCGAGAGCTTGCCAGCGGAATTTATTATTACCGCCTGAGCTTGGGGACCCGCAGCACCTGTAAAAAGATCACAGTGATCCGCTGACAGCGCCGGGGCATTCTTGACTTGCAAAAAGTATGCTTTTTTGCTATAATGCGAAAGAATGCCCCTGTAGCTCAGATGGATAGAGCAACGGTTTCCTAAACCGTGTGTCGGCCGTTCAACTCGGCCCAGGGGTACCATCTTTTGTTGATTAAGAAAACTATGGAATATTTATAAAACAATAAAAAGGAGAGAAAAATGAAAAAAAACCTGTTCGCTTTGCTGGTATTGCTGGCCGCGGTATCTGTTCAGGCTCAGAGTATCATCATCAACGAGGTGCAATACGACCCCATCGGGGCAGGTGTTGACACTAAGACTGAGTGGATTGAACTCTATAATCCAACTGGCGACGACATAGATCTTTCAGGTTGGAGGCTTTGCGATAATACTGACAGTATAGGAGAAGTATTTCCAAGTACAGTTCTGGCGGCCGGGGAATATTTAGTGCTGGCGGCTTTGGTAGACAGTTTTCATCTTGATTTTCCGGGGGTACCGGCCATTAACTGGCCAGATAGCAGTCTTTGCGGTGCATTGTCTAACACGGCCGACATCGTTGTCATTGTAAACTCGTCCGGAACAATGGTTGATAGGGTCAATTGGGGTGCAGGAACGTGGACCCAGGCAAGTTATGTGAAATACGGTTATTGGGATCCAGCCGTAACCGATGTCGCTCAGGGACATTCCATAGGTCGTAGTCCAAACGGAATTGACACTGACCTAGCGGCCGACTGGGCCGACATTAGCGTTCCCACACCAGGAGCTTCCAACGGTGGAGCTATAGTTTACACTCCACACACAATATATGAGATTCAGAACGGAGGTGGTCTAACCGATTCATCCGTTACGGTGGTCGGCATTGTCACTTCCCCTAAATTGGTGGATTCCCCCGGATTTGTAATTGCTGACGCAGCTGGTGCGTGGCACGGAATAATTGTGAGTTCAAATGCTGCCGTTTCCCGCGGCGATTCTATTACAATAAACGGTACGGTGCAGGAAAATTTTGAACGTACCCAGATCAACGCCGCCCTGGTAACAATCCTTGGGGTCGGCACCATTCCTGCAGTTACCGATGTTCAGTTATCAGACATTAAAACCTCCGCCGTCAATGCCGAATCATACGAAGGCGTGTTGGTCAGAGTTCCCAAAGCCCTCAGCACTGATACTACCTGGATGACCCCAACCTACGGCGAATGGGCAGTTTGCCTAGGCGTAGACACCCTGAGAATAGATAATTCCAGCACTAGCAACGGTATCTATTATGCAAAACCGGTTTTCGGGGTTGACAGCGTAATGGTGACAGGTATTCTTAATTATACATATTCACATTTTAAATTGATGCCCCGGGATTCGGCCGATGTAATTAACTACGGCCCGAATGGAGTAACAGGACAACCGGTTATTACCAGCCTGCCGCTAACTTTCGCGCTCAAGGCTTCACCCAATCCGGCCGGATTGAGTTCCCGGATATCATTCAGTCTACCCACGGCTTCAGTGGTGGAACTTTCCATATTCAACATTGCCGGGCAGAAGGTGGCCACTCTGGCTCAGGGCAGCATGACAGCCGGCGCACATTCAGTAGAATGGAAGGCGGGAAATGTTCCCAACGGAGTGTATTTCTACCAGTTAAAGGCCGGTGGCCGTCCAGTCAGCCAAAAGATAGTTGTTCTCAATTGAAAAAGCAAAAGGCAATTTGAACAAAAAGGGAAAAGATGAAATATTTATCTTTTCCCTTTTTTCTTGCAGTCTATTGACTTGGCCGGGTTAATAGGGTATTATTAAAAATTGATATCAACCTGATTTTTATGGTTAATAATTACAAGGAAAATAAATTTTGGCCCTGGCTGATACTGCTGCCGACCATCGTGATCGTGGCCGTCTTCCGGCTGGCGCCCATGCTCTACGCGCTGTTCATGAGTTTCTTCGACTGGGGGCTGGCAGGGGCCCGGCGTTTTGTGGCCTTTGGCAATTATTTCAACCTTTTCCTGGACCCGAAATTCCACAAGAGCCTGCTCAACACCTTTTATTACGTGCTGGGTGTGGTCCCGGCGTCTTTGTTCATCGCACTGTTCATCGCCATTCTTCTGAATCAGAAGATCAGGCTTACCCCGGTATTCCGCACCGCGCTGTTCATCCCGGTGATCACTTCCACGGTGGCCGTTTCCCTGGTATGGAAATGGATCTTCAACCCCAGGATGGGTCTGGCCAATTTCGCGCTGAAGGCCCTGGGTATGAAACCTGCGTTGTGGCT from the candidate division TA06 bacterium genome contains:
- a CDS encoding lamin tail domain-containing protein, coding for MKKNLFALLVLLAAVSVQAQSIIINEVQYDPIGAGVDTKTEWIELYNPTGDDIDLSGWRLCDNTDSIGEVFPSTVLAAGEYLVLAALVDSFHLDFPGVPAINWPDSSLCGALSNTADIVVIVNSSGTMVDRVNWGAGTWTQASYVKYGYWDPAVTDVAQGHSIGRSPNGIDTDLAADWADISVPTPGASNGGAIVYTPHTIYEIQNGGGLTDSSVTVVGIVTSPKLVDSPGFVIADAAGAWHGIIVSSNAAVSRGDSITINGTVQENFERTQINAALVTILGVGTIPAVTDVQLSDIKTSAVNAESYEGVLVRVPKALSTDTTWMTPTYGEWAVCLGVDTLRIDNSSTSNGIYYAKPVFGVDSVMVTGILNYTYSHFKLMPRDSADVINYGPNGVTGQPVITSLPLTFALKASPNPAGLSSRISFSLPTASVVELSIFNIAGQKVATLAQGSMTAGAHSVEWKAGNVPNGVYFYQLKAGGRPVSQKIVVLN
- a CDS encoding Ig-like domain-containing protein, with the translated sequence MKKTILIIALVFITGVARGTLLVEDNFDYPAGDDITAHGWTHHSGTTGIIFVTSPGLAYSGYISSGIGNSADVDTTGYDDNFKFSDSVMTGTVYASFMLNVETNGAPTGYFLHLGPPTVGTSYWGRVWGQNSVADSFRLGISKSTETAGNYSSSNFAFNRTYLAVLKYNLTAGTLNDTVSLFVFETGVPLTEPATPTIGPYTNAGFAEATKLGAVCLRQYSATQKYFVDGIRVGTTWADVCPPTSTPFISVNPSALNFSTTALTDTSDEMSYTVSGSNLTAGITVTAPSTDFRVSLTSGSGYTNTVTIPHTGGTVPPTAVYVIFKPAVTEGLRSGNITNASAGAVTQNVAVSGTGSRIIVAGAPLNFGAVVAGSYSPEQTYMVYGKNLTEDVTITAPANFQVSLTSGSGFGSSALLLIDGDSVAHTTVYARFAPAASGTFIDSIRHSSLGAVSRYLLVSGRGVAIEPTVQASNIIFTRVNVDTMTVNWTRGNGTGCLVVARCESPTANVPLDGYFYSAADSFGQGSTVGTGHYVVYKGTGTSVKVKKLYGITAYHYAVFEYNGVDSCENYLTTAYPQNFQLTNSASGKISVITLGTAYSQNFNALDTVPNPDVLPQGWNFREEGSTANYIYAENNGALNTGNIYSYGMTDSVDRAFGGLQTSSLVPTVSAVFTNNSGGTLSAIDIGYWGELWRLGLQRYDSLKFELSTTAGIWTAYPQLNFVTPETTGAFGIRDGNNWLYRDYCWASLSGLSIPNGGDFRIRWLDANALSYDDGLAIDDISIIPFNGRTIPRIIYTSPYDTALDVAVNAPIKIGFSDTMNTASLTYTCSPNPGGWSASWNSPRNDTVTLTHSNFAYWTNYTFTLTQARDLEGFNFVAGPCANPFSFRTAVDPAAPPMYITIINVGQGDAAVIQSPTGKRVLIDAGDVEDATTVFNFIKDSLGTPNSRFLDYTFMSHFHSDHGGGLDQVIFRLDSLRVGAYDRGDLDATGTTYTNYLDSLSAKGWSAKRHAVTMGQEFDLGYGASIKVICFNGKTLSGDGVNPTDENNYSLGLLINYANKFKMVMCGDIFRDQERLLSPDLGGRISVLKANHHGSNTSNGLKWVTDLNPMVTVIPVGDGNSYGHVHVEARDSLLADPKSSKAAGDSNRLYRTELGSGAACVAGRDTALWENIHIEVTPNAATVFRIMNDGRIFPALAVELSQFAAMVSQSNSIVISWRTESENECYLWKIERSVRAERGFSGIGSVPGHGTVSYPSQYEFEDTGLPSGTYYYRLLQIDNSGKSTYYGPVSVDYVQGSACSFALSQSRPNPFGKGSLAISYSLDKSDRAALKIYNILGQEIKTLFDRQHEQGSFTVKWDGRDNKGRELASGIYYYRLSLGTRSTCKKITVIR